Proteins encoded in a region of the Bactrocera tryoni isolate S06 chromosome 4, CSIRO_BtryS06_freeze2, whole genome shotgun sequence genome:
- the LOC120773763 gene encoding negative elongation factor A: MYITNSSNIGMATLLQQNKATCMKTLINGGGNGSSNGNNGNSVGNSGIVVGSIVSGVGAGTSQVGGATVATVVGAGGAANIAGLGSGGVGGNLVLSTGQAIVLTNGATGASSIINYQQYQQLLQQQQHQQQQQQHINSTVATTTAASGTRVLMPHEMVTLPISSIVTTSGGGLALITSANTGGGSATATQGHFLVAATASPTVQPIQTTTMGSTNANISSFQQQFQQQIAAQHSAASNVTSSASTNRTTTVYTQQPSTTGVVQTVPTTRYFSQFSNQQQPISSITAGAATPTIVAAKATGNRTIIINRSNNTIIAGNTTQRLQHAKILNKPPTNIAATPSTLITNAVLANKSQINHNSLSPAIQAVKLQQQPQRQNITALQQIKQQQLLQQQKIQLVKPIVHSSSTVTTIATKTTTVANTAASSRNTSSGTMVNGGINLVPNSSNNSNKSGNVASATTPALAAKALPTAAVFPQQQQLQQQQQQQQLQLQNHQQQQQQQQQLKHQNQSQQLQSQQLGQAQELKQIVAHSRTIPATPHNSTPVATNKSVNSVAAATPEGTAGAEAANAEPEVEPEIDIVINNVVCSFSVRCHLNLRDIALKGFNVEYRRENGMVTMKLRRPYTTASIWSSGRITCTGATSEEQAKIAARRYSRCLEKLGFRVRFQNFRVVNVLGTCSMPWAIKILNFSERYKKEASYEPELHPGVTYKLRYPKATLKIFSTGSITVTAASVANVQAAIEHIFPLVYEFRKKRSPEELEQLRIKQARAASVDVTELEEVLNNDVVVETDTTAVPTLQRRRVSNSALNNFKQKRRRIGSDIDFDGDDGSLVAAEEIDDPTAKETDDNIVMYDPDDLIEGPDDEDDL, from the exons ATGTATATCACTAACAGCAGCAACATTGGTATGGCCACGTTGCTGCAACAGAACAAGGCTACTTGTATGAAGACCCTTATCAATGGCGGCGGCAACGGCAGCAGCAATGGCAATAACGGAAACAGCGTCGGCAACTCTGGAATAGTTGTTGGTAGTATTGTAAGTGGTGTTGGTGCGGGAACATCGCAAGTGGGAGGCGCAACGGTTGCAACCGTTGTCGGAGCCGGTGGGGCTGCAAATATTGCCGGTCTTGGCAGTGGTGGTGTGGGTGGTAATTTAGTCCTGTCCACTGGGCAGGCTATTGTTCTGACAAATGGAGCAACCGGTGCTAGTAGTATAATCAACTATCAACAATATCAACAGttattgcagcaacaacaacaccagcaacagcagcaacaacatataAACTCCACCGTTGCTACCACAACTGCCGCATCCGGTACACGAGTATTAATGCCTCACGAAATGGTGACGCTTCCTATTAGTAGTATTGTAACAACTAGTGGTGGCGGCTTAGCCCTGATAACCAGTGCAAATACGGGTGGAGGAAGTGCCACGGCCACACAAGGGCACTTCTTGGTTGCGGCAACAGCAAGTCCTACGGTGCAACCCATTCAAACAACTACGATGGGCTCCACTAACGCCAATATCAGCAGTTTTCAGCAGCAATTTCAACAGCAAATCGCCGCACAGCATTCAGCAGCAAGTAATGTGACATCCTCTGCTTCAACTAACCGTACAACTACTGTTTACACTCAGCAACCATCAACTACAGGCGTAGTACAAACAGTGCCTACGACACGTTACTTTTCGCAATTTAGCAATCAACAACAACCCATATCTAGTATTACGGCTGGAGCTGCAACGCCAACAATTGTGGCCGCCAAAGCTACGGGCAATCGTACCATAATTATTAATCGCTCCAATAATACTATAATTGCTGGTAACACCACACAACGTTTGCAACATGCTAAAATCTTAAATAAACCACCGACAAATATTGCAGCGACGCCATCAACTCTCATCACGAATGCTGTGCTCGCCAATAAGTCACAAATTAATCATAATTCTCTTTCTCCTGCCATTCAAGCTGTgaagttgcaacaacaaccgcaACGACAAAATATTACGGCCTTACAacaaattaaacaacaacaattgctgcaacaacaaaaaatacaactaGTGAAGCCAATCGTACACAGTAGCAGTACGGTGACAACAATTGCTACAAAGACAACAACAGTAGCCAATACGGCTGCATCCTCGCGCAACACATCGAGTGGGACAATGGTGAATGGTGGCATAAATTTAGTTCCTAACAGTAGCAACAATAGTAATAAGAGTGGAAATGTGGCGAGTGCCACAACGCCAGCATTGGCTGCCAAAGCGTTACCCACGGCGGCTGTATttccacagcaacaacaacttcagcagcagcagcagcaacaacagttgCAGTTACaaaatcatcaacaacaacagcagcagcagcagcaacttAAGCATCAAAACCAAAGTCAACAACTTCAATCTCAGCAACTTGGACAAGCGCAAGAGCTTAAACAAATAGTTGCACACTCACGCACCATACCCGCCACACCTCACAACTCCACACCTGTTGCAACTAACAAAAGTGTCAATTCAGTTGCTGCAGCCACTCCAGAAGGCACTGCTGGAGCAGAAGCCGCAAATGCTGAACCCGAGGTAGAGCCAGAGATCGACATCGTTATAAATAATGTTGTCTGTTCATTCAGTGTACGTTGCCATCTAAATTTGCGCGATATCGCACTCAAGGGCTTCAATGTGGAGTATCGTCGTGAAAACGGCATGGTGACTATGAAACTGCGCCGACCTTATACGACTGCGTCAATCTGGTCATCTGGGCGAATTACCTGCACGGGTGCCACATCCGAGGAACAG GCAAAAATTGCGGCACGTCGTTATTCACGCTGTCTTGAAAAGCTCGGATTCCGTGtgcgttttcaaaatttccgcGTGGTAAATGTGCTCGGCACATGCAGCATGCCATGGGctataaagattttaaatttcTCTGAAAGATACAAGAAAGAAGCCAGTTACGAGCCTGAGTTGCATCCCGGTGTCACGTATAAGCTGCGTTATCCCAAAGccactttgaaaatattctccacCGGCAGTATAACTGTGACTG CTGCCAGTGTTGCTAATGTACAGGCTGCCATAGAACATATATTCCCGCTGGTCTATGAGTTTCGTAAGAAACGTTCACCCGAAGAGCTGGAACAGTTACGCATTAAGCAGGCCCGGGCCGCATCAGTAGATGTAACGGAACTCGAGGAGGTGCTAAACAATGACGTGGTCGTTGAAACGGACACAACCGCTGTGCCCACATTGCAACGCCGACGTGTAAGCAATAGCGCGctcaataattttaaacaaaaacgcCGAAGAATCGGCAGTGATATTGACTTTGATGGTGACGATGGTTCGCTGGTAGCAGCTGAAGAAATCGACGATCCCACAGCAAAGGAAACCGATGATAATATTGTGATGTACGATCCGGATGATTTAATTGAAGGACCCGACGATGAAGATGATCTTTAA